A region from the Hippoglossus hippoglossus isolate fHipHip1 chromosome 16, fHipHip1.pri, whole genome shotgun sequence genome encodes:
- the LOC117776284 gene encoding uncharacterized protein LOC117776284 yields MSVTLTKEKEVTVITIKADSKSLIPPLWQILRALCTSAVCCSVNKELMKPSVTAVLGTIQIMAGMFHMALGPGRPRLHPWDLTENGASYWLGVVYAAAGIASILAGQFPSPCLVIFTVIVNMVGAVFAFTGIVLYSIELQEIYRGRVWGWSHYDHHSFSLQSLLANADAVSVLLAVLQLCVCIGVAVVGIKAVISMKKKEAGKLVGDQQPESEDMLLSSPCA; encoded by the exons ATGTCTGTGACTCTCACCAAAGAGAAGGAGGTGACCGTCATCACCATAAAGGCCGACAGCAAGAGCCTGATTCCACCGCTGTGGCAAATCCTGAGGGCTCTGTGCACCAGTGCAGTGTGCTGCTCCGTGAACAAGGAGCTGATGAAACCCTCTGTCACTGCGGTTCTTGGG ACGATCCAGATCATGGCGGGCATGTTCCACATGGCGCTCGGGCCGGGACGACCTCGCTTACACCCTTGGGATCTGACTGAAAATGGTGCTTCTTACTGGCTGGGTGTTGTg TACGCTGCAGCTGGAATCGCGTCCATTTTGGCCGGACAGTTCCCTTCTCCATGCCTG GTGATCTTCACCGTGATCGTGAACATGGTTGGTGCGGTGTTTGCCTTCACTGGCATCGTGCTGTACAGCATCGAACTTCAAGAAATCTACAGGGGCCGAGTGTGGGGCTGGTCCCATTATGATCATCACAGCTTCAGTTTACAG AGTTTGTTGGCGAATGCTGATGCTGTGTCAGTCCTGCTGGCCGttctccagctgtgtgtgtgtattggtgttGCTGTTGTGGGCATCAAGGCTGTGATCAGTATGAAGAAGAAAGAG